Proteins encoded in a region of the Pseudomonas sp. PDNC002 genome:
- a CDS encoding HlyC/CorC family transporter: protein MSEDRSSNGHKSWLDKITQAFAHEPRNRQELLELLREAHDNKLLDSEALSIVEGAIQVADLQVRDIMIPRSQMITIKSTQVPADFLPAIIDAAHSRYPVIGESLDDIMGVLLAKDLLPLVLHDQNHAFNIKDLLRPATFVPESKRLNVLLREFRANRNHMAIVIDEYGGVAGLVTIEDVLEQIVGDIEDEHDVEEDSYIKPLPSGDFIVKALTPVEAFNDFFGAEFSDEEFDTVGGVVMSAFGHLPKRNETTELGGFRFRVLNADSRRLHLLRLTPLQD, encoded by the coding sequence ATGAGCGAAGACCGATCGAGCAATGGGCACAAGTCGTGGTTGGACAAGATCACCCAGGCTTTTGCCCATGAGCCGAGAAACCGCCAGGAGCTGCTTGAGCTGCTGCGCGAAGCCCACGACAACAAGCTGCTGGACAGCGAGGCGTTGTCCATTGTCGAAGGCGCGATCCAGGTGGCGGACCTCCAGGTCCGCGACATCATGATCCCGCGTTCGCAGATGATCACTATCAAGTCGACGCAGGTTCCCGCCGACTTCCTCCCCGCCATCATCGACGCCGCGCACTCGCGCTACCCGGTGATCGGCGAAAGCCTGGACGACATCATGGGCGTCCTGCTGGCCAAGGACCTGCTGCCGCTGGTTCTCCATGACCAGAACCACGCCTTCAACATCAAGGACCTGCTGCGCCCGGCCACCTTCGTGCCCGAGTCCAAGCGCCTGAACGTGCTCCTGCGCGAATTCCGCGCCAACCGCAATCACATGGCCATCGTCATTGACGAATACGGCGGCGTGGCGGGACTGGTGACCATCGAGGACGTGCTGGAGCAGATCGTCGGCGACATCGAGGACGAGCACGATGTCGAGGAAGACAGCTACATCAAGCCGTTGCCCAGCGGTGATTTCATCGTCAAGGCACTGACCCCGGTGGAGGCCTTCAACGATTTCTTCGGCGCTGAATTCTCCGACGAGGAATTCGACACCGTCGGCGGCGTGGTGATGAGCGCCTTCGGCCACCTGCCCAAGCGCAACGAAACCACGGAATTGGGCGGTTTCCGCTTCCGTGTGCTGAATGCGGACAGCCGCCGCCTGCATCTGCTGCGCCTCACCCCGCTGCAAGACTAA
- the ybeY gene encoding rRNA maturation RNase YbeY has protein sequence MLELDLQVASEAAGLPSEAEFRTWCELALRQRQNDSELTIRLVDEPEGRELNKTWRHKDYATNVLSFPADVPDELLDIPLLGDLVICAPVVTREAAEQGKSAEAHWAHLVIHGCLHLLGYDHIDDVEAEEMESLERELLAELGHPDPYAADEE, from the coding sequence ATGCTTGAACTGGACCTGCAGGTCGCCTCCGAAGCGGCCGGCCTGCCAAGCGAAGCCGAATTCAGAACCTGGTGCGAACTGGCCCTGCGCCAGCGCCAGAATGATTCTGAACTCACCATCCGCCTGGTGGACGAACCCGAAGGACGCGAGCTGAACAAGACCTGGCGGCACAAGGACTACGCCACCAACGTACTGTCCTTCCCCGCCGATGTTCCCGATGAGTTGCTGGACATCCCGCTGCTCGGCGACCTGGTGATCTGCGCCCCCGTGGTCACCCGCGAAGCCGCCGAACAGGGCAAGTCCGCCGAGGCCCATTGGGCCCATCTCGTCATCCATGGCTGCCTGCACCTGCTCGGCTACGATCACATCGACGATGTCGAGGCCGAGGAGATGGAAAGCCTGGAACGGGAGTTGCTGGCCGAACTGGGTCATCCCGACCCGTACGCGGCCGATGAAGAATAA
- a CDS encoding PhoH family protein, with protein sequence MNAPLDIHRFMLEPFEGRSFANLCGQFDEHLHQIEKRLGIEIRNRGNQFELVGDPERTQAAENLLQRLYREVQNGTEMTPDLVHLFLQESGLEELAVEPVVPLVTLKTRQAHIRPRGANQQRYVKAILDHDINFGIGPAGTGKTYLAVACAVDALEREQIRRILLVRPAVEAGEKLGFLPGDLSQKIDPYLRPLYDALYEMLGFETVAKLIERQVIEVAPLAYMRGRTLSNSFIILDESQNTTMEQMKMFLTRIGFGSTAVITGDVTQVDLPKGTRSGLKHVMEVLRDVPGISFTHFKSKDVVRHPLVQRIVDAYDAYENRLTGVEGQGNKNA encoded by the coding sequence TTGAACGCCCCCCTGGATATCCATCGTTTCATGCTCGAGCCCTTCGAGGGCCGCAGCTTCGCCAACCTGTGCGGACAGTTCGACGAACACCTGCACCAGATCGAGAAGCGCCTCGGCATCGAGATCCGCAATCGCGGCAACCAGTTCGAACTGGTCGGCGACCCCGAGCGCACCCAGGCAGCGGAAAACCTGCTGCAGCGCCTCTACCGCGAAGTGCAGAACGGCACCGAGATGACGCCCGACCTGGTTCACCTGTTCCTGCAGGAATCCGGCCTGGAAGAACTCGCCGTCGAGCCCGTCGTCCCGCTGGTGACGCTCAAGACCCGCCAGGCACACATCCGTCCGCGCGGCGCCAACCAGCAGCGCTACGTCAAGGCCATCCTCGACCACGACATCAACTTCGGCATCGGCCCGGCCGGCACCGGCAAGACCTACCTCGCCGTCGCCTGCGCCGTGGACGCCCTGGAGCGCGAGCAGATCCGCCGCATCCTGCTGGTGCGCCCGGCGGTGGAAGCCGGCGAGAAGCTCGGCTTCCTGCCCGGCGACCTGTCGCAGAAGATCGACCCCTACCTGCGCCCGCTGTATGACGCGCTGTACGAGATGCTCGGCTTCGAGACCGTGGCCAAGCTGATCGAACGCCAGGTCATCGAGGTCGCGCCGCTCGCCTACATGCGCGGCCGCACGCTGAGCAACAGCTTCATCATTCTCGACGAAAGCCAGAACACCACGATGGAACAGATGAAGATGTTCCTCACCCGGATCGGCTTCGGTTCCACCGCGGTGATCACCGGCGACGTCACCCAGGTCGACCTGCCGAAAGGCACCCGCTCGGGCCTCAAGCACGTGATGGAAGTGCTGCGCGACGTCCCCGGCATCAGCTTCACCCACTTCAAGTCCAAGGACGTCGTGCGCCACCCGCTGGTGCAGCGCATCGTCGATGCCTACGACGCCTATGAAAACCGTCTGACCGGCGTAGAAGGCCAGGGCAACAAGAATGCTTGA
- the miaB gene encoding tRNA (N6-isopentenyl adenosine(37)-C2)-methylthiotransferase MiaB, with translation MAKKLFIQTHGCQMNEYDSSRMADLLGEHQALEITEKAEEADVILLNTCSIREKAQEKVFSELGAWRTLKQQNPNLVIGVGGCVASQEGAAIRERAPYVDVVFGPQTLHRLPEMIDAARATRQPQVDVSFPEIEKFDRLPEPQVNGPTAFVSVMEGCSKYCTFCVVPYTRGEEVSRPFDDVLAEVIHLAENGVKEVTLLGQNVNGYRGQTHDGRIADFAELIRVVAEVDGIERIRYTTSHPLEFSDSLIAAHAEVPQLVKFVHLPIQAGSDRILAAMKRNHTALEYKSRIRKLKAAVPDICISSDFIIGFPGETEKDFEQTMKLVEDVGFDFSFSFIYSSRPGTPAADLLDDTPDEVKKQRLLILNSRLNQQGFEISRRMVGTIQRILVTDYAKRDPGQLQGRTENNRVVNFRCDNPRLIGQFVDVEIYEALPNSLRATLVEARH, from the coding sequence ATGGCCAAGAAGCTTTTCATCCAGACCCACGGTTGCCAGATGAACGAGTACGACAGCTCGCGCATGGCCGACCTGTTGGGTGAGCATCAGGCCCTGGAAATCACCGAGAAAGCCGAAGAAGCCGACGTCATCCTGCTCAATACCTGCTCGATCCGCGAGAAAGCGCAGGAGAAGGTGTTCTCCGAGCTGGGCGCCTGGCGCACGCTCAAACAGCAGAACCCCAACCTCGTGATCGGTGTCGGCGGCTGCGTGGCAAGCCAGGAAGGCGCGGCGATCCGCGAGCGAGCGCCCTATGTCGACGTGGTGTTCGGCCCGCAGACCCTGCACCGTCTGCCGGAAATGATCGATGCCGCCCGCGCCACCCGCCAACCGCAGGTGGACGTGTCCTTCCCGGAAATCGAGAAGTTCGACCGCCTGCCCGAACCCCAGGTGAACGGCCCGACCGCCTTCGTCTCGGTGATGGAAGGCTGCAGCAAGTACTGCACCTTCTGCGTGGTGCCCTACACCCGTGGCGAAGAGGTCAGCCGTCCGTTCGACGACGTGCTCGCCGAGGTGATCCACCTGGCCGAGAACGGCGTGAAGGAAGTCACCCTGCTCGGCCAGAACGTCAACGGCTACCGCGGTCAGACCCACGACGGTCGCATCGCCGACTTCGCCGAGCTGATCCGCGTGGTCGCCGAGGTCGATGGCATCGAGCGTATCCGCTACACCACCTCGCACCCGCTGGAATTCTCCGACTCGCTGATCGCCGCCCATGCCGAAGTGCCGCAGTTGGTGAAGTTCGTCCACCTGCCGATACAGGCCGGCTCCGACCGCATCCTCGCGGCGATGAAGCGCAACCACACCGCGCTGGAGTACAAGTCGCGCATCCGCAAGCTCAAGGCGGCGGTGCCGGACATCTGCATCAGCTCGGACTTCATCATCGGCTTCCCCGGCGAGACCGAGAAGGATTTCGAGCAGACCATGAAGCTGGTGGAAGACGTCGGCTTCGACTTCTCCTTCTCCTTCATCTACAGCTCGCGCCCGGGCACCCCGGCCGCCGACCTGCTGGACGACACCCCGGACGAAGTGAAGAAGCAGCGCCTGCTGATCCTCAACAGTCGCCTCAACCAACAGGGCTTCGAGATCAGCCGACGGATGGTCGGCACGATCCAGCGCATCCTCGTCACCGACTACGCCAAGCGCGACCCGGGCCAGCTCCAGGGGCGCACCGAGAACAACCGAGTGGTCAACTTCCGTTGCGACAATCCGCGCCTGATCGGCCAGTTCGTCGACGTGGAAATCTACGAAGCGCTGCCCAACTCCCTGCGCGCCACCCTCGTGGAAGCACGCCACTGA
- a CDS encoding tetratricopeptide repeat protein: MPTYSPARYSTALLIALCPLAASAEPACSPAALARPLVNHLFARKDYGEAIARLEAAMDRQSQCSSVPDRNWYWLRSDLALAYLKAGREQDCRKQLQPLINNPRSSSDVNTVFPEDAKLIRALETNQRLCNEAHEKRLANFTKTACQTLIPGALARALTPYGTCMAVLPAPSNTSGACPSLVEWQGGKQLRQLHLVASDDNSPLGDASLCCKIHSVRVARADGKLLLRLQGEGRDCFGGTAYDVLDATYELNGSELKALDDFSLTY, from the coding sequence ATGCCCACCTACTCTCCAGCTCGTTACTCCACCGCCCTACTGATCGCTCTCTGCCCCCTCGCCGCCTCCGCTGAGCCGGCCTGCTCGCCAGCAGCACTTGCCCGCCCACTGGTGAACCACCTGTTTGCCCGAAAGGACTACGGCGAAGCGATTGCGCGCCTGGAAGCGGCCATGGACAGGCAATCCCAGTGTTCCAGCGTGCCTGACCGCAACTGGTACTGGTTGCGCAGCGACCTCGCGCTGGCCTATCTGAAAGCCGGCAGGGAGCAGGATTGCCGCAAGCAACTACAGCCTCTGATCAACAACCCACGCAGCTCATCCGACGTGAACACTGTCTTTCCCGAGGATGCCAAGCTGATTCGCGCACTGGAGACCAACCAGCGCTTGTGCAACGAAGCCCATGAAAAGCGCCTCGCAAACTTCACTAAGACGGCCTGCCAGACTTTGATCCCGGGCGCGCTGGCCAGAGCACTGACACCATACGGCACCTGCATGGCAGTACTGCCAGCCCCATCCAATACATCAGGCGCCTGCCCAAGCCTGGTGGAGTGGCAAGGCGGCAAGCAACTGCGCCAACTGCACCTGGTCGCAAGTGATGACAACTCACCCTTGGGCGACGCGTCGCTCTGCTGCAAGATCCACTCAGTCCGTGTCGCGCGGGCCGACGGAAAGCTCCTGCTGCGCCTGCAGGGCGAGGGGCGCGACTGCTTCGGTGGCACCGCCTATGACGTGCTGGATGCGACCTACGAACTCAACGGCAGCGAGCTAAAAGCGCTGGATGATTTCTCCCTCACCTACTGA
- a CDS encoding DUF1820 family protein, which produces MSKRENPIYKVVFLNQGQVYEMYAKQIYQSDLWGFLEIEEFVFGERTQVVVDPSEEKLKAQFDGVIRSFVPLHSIIRIDEVERLGTAKISDAKITGNVMPFPMPMPGKDS; this is translated from the coding sequence ATGAGCAAGCGCGAGAACCCGATCTACAAGGTGGTCTTCCTCAATCAGGGCCAGGTGTACGAGATGTATGCCAAGCAGATCTACCAGAGCGATCTGTGGGGCTTCCTGGAGATCGAGGAGTTCGTCTTCGGCGAGCGCACCCAGGTGGTGGTCGACCCCAGCGAGGAGAAGCTCAAGGCGCAGTTCGATGGCGTCATCCGCAGTTTCGTGCCGCTGCACTCGATCATCCGCATCGACGAGGTGGAGCGCCTGGGCACCGCGAAGATCAGCGACGCCAAGATCACCGGCAACGTGATGCCGTTCCCCATGCCGATGCCCGGCAAGGACAGCTGA
- a CDS encoding tetratricopeptide repeat protein: MYRSGRTLLGCLLLALPLFTQAGGNSLLIPATGRCTLNTVPEQLQQALASCQQAANAGDAQAQFELGEFFYTGERAPRDFQAALHWYEKASLQGHADAQLRLGTMFFRGEGVKANNVQAYIVLKMAAVNGAEDAMDSADLVAEQMNKDELDIATKVLGQIFRNYLIELQTAGNTPFSPLP; the protein is encoded by the coding sequence ATGTACCGTTCCGGTCGTACGCTGCTCGGTTGCCTGTTGCTCGCTCTCCCCCTGTTCACTCAGGCGGGCGGCAATTCGCTGCTGATTCCGGCCACCGGACGCTGCACCCTGAACACCGTGCCCGAACAGCTGCAGCAGGCGCTGGCCAGCTGCCAGCAGGCCGCCAACGCAGGCGACGCCCAGGCACAGTTCGAACTAGGGGAATTCTTCTATACCGGAGAACGCGCCCCGCGCGACTTCCAGGCCGCCCTGCACTGGTACGAGAAAGCTTCGCTGCAAGGCCACGCCGACGCACAGCTGCGCCTGGGCACCATGTTCTTCCGCGGCGAAGGCGTGAAGGCCAACAACGTGCAGGCCTACATCGTGCTGAAAATGGCCGCCGTGAATGGCGCCGAAGACGCCATGGACAGCGCCGACCTGGTCGCCGAGCAGATGAACAAGGACGAACTGGACATCGCCACCAAGGTGCTCGGCCAGATCTTCCGCAACTACCTGATCGAACTGCAGACCGCCGGCAACACGCCGTTCTCACCGCTGCCCTGA
- the hemL gene encoding glutamate-1-semialdehyde 2,1-aminomutase: MSRSETLFANAQKHIPGGVNSPVRAFKSVGGTPLFFKHAEGAYVVDEDDKRYVDYVGSWGPMILGHSHPDVLDAVRKQLDHGLSYGAPTALEVEMADLVCSLVPSMDMVRMVSSGTEATMSAIRLARGYTGRDSIIKFEGCYHGHSDSLLVKAGSGALTFGVPNSPGVPAAFAKHTLTLPFNDIAAVEKTLGEVGKEVACIIVEPVAGNMNCVPPAPGFLEGLRSLCDQHGVVLIFDEVMTGFRVALGGAQAHYGITPDLSTFGKIIGGGMPVGAFGGKREIMEQISPLGPVYQAGTLSGNPLAMAAGLTTLRLISRPGFHDELTTYTTRMLQGLQERADAAGIPFVTTQAGAAMFGLYFTGADDIVTFDDVMTSDAERFKRFFHLMLDAGVYLAPSAFEAGFTSIAHGETELKLTLDAAERAFAALK; this comes from the coding sequence ATGTCCCGTTCCGAAACGCTTTTCGCCAATGCCCAGAAACACATCCCCGGTGGCGTGAACTCGCCGGTGCGCGCGTTCAAGAGCGTCGGCGGCACCCCGCTGTTCTTCAAGCACGCGGAAGGCGCCTACGTCGTGGACGAAGATGACAAGCGCTACGTCGACTACGTCGGCTCCTGGGGCCCGATGATCCTCGGCCACAGCCACCCGGACGTGCTCGACGCCGTGCGCAAGCAGCTCGACCACGGCCTGTCCTACGGCGCGCCGACCGCGCTGGAAGTGGAAATGGCCGATCTGGTCTGCTCGCTGGTTCCGTCCATGGACATGGTGCGCATGGTCAGCTCCGGCACCGAAGCCACCATGAGCGCCATCCGCCTGGCCCGTGGCTATACCGGCCGCGACAGCATCATCAAGTTCGAAGGCTGCTACCACGGCCACTCCGACAGCCTGCTGGTGAAAGCCGGCTCCGGCGCCCTGACCTTCGGCGTACCGAACTCCCCCGGCGTACCGGCGGCCTTCGCCAAGCACACCCTGACCCTGCCCTTCAACGACATCGCCGCCGTCGAGAAGACCCTGGGCGAAGTCGGCAAGGAAGTGGCGTGCATCATCGTCGAGCCGGTCGCCGGCAACATGAACTGCGTGCCGCCGGCCCCCGGCTTCCTCGAAGGCCTGCGCAGCCTGTGCGACCAGCACGGCGTGGTGCTGATCTTCGACGAAGTGATGACCGGCTTCCGCGTCGCCCTCGGTGGCGCCCAGGCGCACTACGGCATCACCCCGGACCTGTCGACCTTCGGCAAGATCATCGGCGGCGGCATGCCGGTGGGCGCCTTCGGTGGCAAGCGCGAGATCATGGAGCAGATTTCCCCGCTCGGCCCGGTCTACCAGGCAGGCACCCTGTCGGGTAACCCGCTGGCCATGGCCGCCGGCCTGACCACCCTGCGCCTGATCAGTCGCCCCGGCTTCCACGACGAGCTGACCACCTACACCACCCGCATGCTGCAAGGCCTGCAGGAGCGCGCCGACGCCGCCGGCATCCCCTTCGTGACCACCCAGGCGGGTGCCGCGATGTTCGGCCTGTACTTCACCGGCGCGGACGACATCGTCACCTTCGACGACGTGATGACCAGCGACGCGGAACGCTTCAAGCGCTTCTTCCACCTGATGCTGGACGCCGGCGTGTACCTGGCTCCGAGTGCCTTCGAGGCCGGCTTCACCTCCATCGCCCACGGCGAAACCGAGCTGAAACTGACCCTGGACGCCGCCGAACGCGCATTCGCCGCGCTCAAGTAA
- the thiE gene encoding thiamine phosphate synthase, translating into MKLRGLYAITDSQLLDGGRLLPYVEAALKGGAKLLQYRDKSDDASRRLREAEALRDLCARYGATLLINDDAELAARLSVSVHLGQTDGSLAAARALLGRDAVIGGTCHASLDLAERAIAEGASYVAFGRFFASQTKPGASAASLELLEQAKARFNVPLVAIGGVTLENAPELIARGADMIAVIHALFAAESPAEVEQRARAFSQLFETR; encoded by the coding sequence ATGAAACTGCGCGGACTCTACGCCATCACCGACAGCCAGCTGCTCGACGGCGGCCGCCTGCTGCCCTACGTCGAAGCCGCCCTCAAGGGCGGCGCCAAACTGCTGCAATACCGCGACAAGTCCGACGACGCTTCGCGCCGCCTGCGTGAAGCCGAAGCGTTGCGCGATCTCTGCGCGCGCTACGGCGCCACGCTGCTGATCAACGATGACGCCGAACTGGCCGCGCGCCTGAGCGTCAGCGTGCACCTGGGCCAGACCGACGGCTCGCTGGCCGCTGCCCGCGCCCTGCTGGGCCGCGATGCCGTCATCGGCGGCACCTGCCACGCCAGCCTCGACCTGGCCGAGAGAGCCATCGCCGAGGGCGCCAGCTACGTCGCCTTCGGTCGCTTCTTCGCCTCCCAGACCAAACCGGGCGCCTCCGCCGCCAGCCTCGAACTGCTGGAACAGGCCAAGGCCCGCTTCAACGTGCCGCTGGTGGCCATCGGCGGCGTGACCCTGGAAAACGCACCCGAGCTGATCGCCCGGGGTGCCGACATGATCGCCGTGATTCACGCCCTGTTCGCCGCCGAGTCCCCGGCCGAAGTCGAACAGCGCGCCCGCGCCTTTAGTCAACTCTTCGAAACCCGCTGA
- a CDS encoding hydroxymethylpyrimidine/phosphomethylpyrimidine kinase, whose translation MKTPASRPVVLCLSGHDPSGGAGLQADIEALIAQGCHAAPTVTALTVQDTVNVSDFRVLDREWVLAQANAVIADLPVAAVKLGMLGSVQMVDTVVEIMQSLPGIPLVCDPVLRAGGGGSLGKDDVGYAMRERLLPIAAVATPNLPEARILAELPEGTADECADKLLPYIQTLLITGGHGDESEVHNRLYTRDGQRHTFTCQRLPGSYHGSGCTLASTLAGRLALGEELVSAVRSALDYTWRTLRDAEAPGHGQYVPRRLPLDYCS comes from the coding sequence ATGAAAACACCTGCCTCCCGTCCCGTAGTGCTCTGCCTGTCCGGCCACGACCCGAGTGGTGGCGCCGGCCTGCAAGCCGATATCGAAGCCCTGATCGCCCAAGGCTGCCACGCCGCGCCGACCGTCACCGCACTGACCGTTCAGGATACCGTCAACGTTTCCGACTTCCGCGTGCTCGACCGCGAGTGGGTGCTGGCCCAGGCCAACGCCGTGATCGCCGACCTGCCGGTGGCGGCGGTCAAGCTGGGCATGCTCGGCTCGGTGCAGATGGTCGACACGGTCGTCGAGATCATGCAATCGCTGCCGGGCATCCCGCTGGTCTGCGACCCGGTGTTGCGCGCTGGCGGCGGCGGCTCGCTGGGTAAGGACGATGTCGGCTACGCCATGCGCGAACGCCTGCTGCCAATCGCAGCAGTGGCCACGCCGAACCTGCCCGAAGCGCGCATCCTCGCCGAACTGCCCGAAGGCACCGCGGACGAGTGCGCCGACAAGCTGCTGCCTTATATCCAGACCCTGCTGATTACAGGCGGGCACGGCGATGAGTCCGAGGTGCACAATCGCCTGTACACCCGGGACGGCCAGCGCCACACCTTTACCTGCCAGCGCCTGCCCGGCAGCTACCACGGTTCGGGCTGCACCCTGGCGAGCACCCTCGCCGGTCGCCTGGCCCTGGGCGAGGAGCTGGTGAGCGCGGTGCGCAGCGCCCTGGACTACACCTGGCGCACCCTGCGCGACGCGGAAGCGCCCGGCCACGGCCAGTACGTGCCGCGCCGCCTGCCGCTGGACTACTGCTCTTAA
- a CDS encoding hybrid sensor histidine kinase/response regulator, with amino-acid sequence MRHWLIFLILLILSPVASAISFDERVGQLPLGRAMDVFEDVRGTADIAEISSPALAASFRRHERDVLNAGYSRSVFWLRLDLDYQPQASKDPANWLLELAYPPLDKLDLYLPDGHGGFTLAQRTGDTLPFDSRPIRQNNYLFDLKLEPGKPLRVYLRLESQGSIQAPLTLWSPKAYLEEQPQRIYVLGIIYGVLLVMLIYNLFIFLSVRDTSYLYYILYIASFGFYQISVNGAGIEYFWPNNPWWANASTPFLIGSAGLFGCQFARSFLHTREHSLWIDRILRVLMAVGALVMILALTVSYAIALRLATYLALAFTVVIFSAGIVAWLRGMRVARYFIFAWSAFLLGGVINTLMVLGLLPNIFLTMYASQIGSALEVGLLSLALADRINAMKEERTRILQETSRKLEQLNLELASSNRLKDEFLATVTHELRTPMSGVIGSLELMQTVPMDIELAQYHKTATGSARDMMRMVNDILALIELQAGKLYPRREPFSLRGLCDGLRAQYAPRAEERGLRFVLQLDESLPDTLEGDAGKMAQALGYLIDNAIKFTRQGGVNLRVGGVANNEGLSLRIEVQDSGIGFSTPPDGALYQRFFQLDGSLTREYGGLGIGLALCRKLVALLGGELVHESEPGQGSRFSLDIQVGQPAQNIAPPPRRAGGQALRSPEQCTVLVVEDNAINQLVIRGMLLKLGYRVRTADNGAEAIELLRRETIDTVLLDCQMPVMDGFATCRAIRTLPGCGDLPVLAITAHSHSGDRERCLAAGMSDYMAKPVKFEELQMLLHDWLLCQPALPSHA; translated from the coding sequence ATGCGGCACTGGCTGATCTTCCTGATCCTTCTCATCCTCTCGCCAGTGGCGAGCGCCATCAGCTTCGACGAGCGCGTCGGGCAATTGCCCCTGGGGCGGGCGATGGATGTCTTCGAGGACGTGCGCGGCACCGCCGACATCGCAGAGATCAGCTCACCGGCGCTGGCCGCCAGCTTCCGCCGCCATGAGCGCGATGTGCTCAATGCCGGCTATTCCCGCTCGGTGTTCTGGCTGCGCCTGGACCTGGATTACCAGCCGCAAGCCTCGAAAGATCCGGCCAACTGGCTGCTGGAACTGGCCTACCCGCCGCTGGACAAGCTCGATCTCTATCTGCCCGACGGCCATGGCGGCTTCACGCTCGCCCAGCGCACCGGCGACACCCTGCCGTTCGACAGCCGGCCGATCCGCCAGAACAATTACCTGTTCGACCTCAAGCTCGAGCCCGGCAAGCCGCTGCGCGTCTACCTGCGCCTGGAAAGCCAGGGCTCGATCCAGGCGCCGCTGACGCTCTGGTCGCCCAAGGCCTATCTGGAAGAGCAGCCGCAACGCATCTATGTGCTGGGCATCATCTACGGCGTGCTGCTGGTGATGCTGATCTACAACCTGTTCATCTTCCTCAGCGTCCGCGACACCAGCTACCTCTATTACATCCTCTATATCGCCTCGTTCGGCTTCTACCAGATATCGGTCAATGGCGCGGGCATCGAGTACTTCTGGCCCAACAACCCCTGGTGGGCCAATGCTTCCACGCCCTTCCTGATCGGCTCGGCGGGGCTGTTCGGCTGCCAGTTCGCCCGCAGTTTCCTGCACACCCGCGAGCACAGCCTGTGGATCGACCGCATCCTGCGCGTCCTGATGGCTGTCGGCGCGCTGGTGATGATCCTGGCGCTGACCGTCAGCTACGCGATTGCGCTGCGCCTGGCCACTTACCTGGCGCTCGCCTTCACCGTGGTGATCTTCAGCGCCGGCATCGTCGCCTGGCTGCGCGGCATGCGCGTGGCGCGCTACTTCATCTTCGCCTGGAGCGCCTTCCTGCTTGGCGGGGTGATCAATACCCTGATGGTGCTGGGTCTGCTGCCCAACATCTTCCTCACCATGTACGCCAGCCAGATCGGCTCGGCGCTGGAAGTCGGACTGCTATCCCTGGCGCTGGCCGACCGCATCAATGCCATGAAGGAGGAGCGCACGCGCATCCTCCAGGAAACCAGTCGCAAGCTGGAACAGTTGAACCTGGAGCTGGCCAGCAGCAACCGCCTGAAGGACGAGTTCCTCGCCACCGTCACCCACGAACTGCGTACGCCCATGAGCGGGGTGATCGGCTCGCTGGAGCTGATGCAGACGGTGCCGATGGACATCGAACTGGCCCAGTACCACAAGACCGCCACCGGCTCGGCGCGGGACATGATGCGCATGGTCAACGACATCCTCGCGTTGATCGAGCTGCAGGCCGGCAAGCTTTACCCGCGCCGTGAGCCGTTCAGCCTACGTGGGCTGTGCGACGGCCTGCGCGCGCAGTACGCGCCGCGCGCCGAGGAGCGCGGGCTGCGTTTCGTGCTGCAATTGGACGAGAGCCTGCCCGACACCCTCGAAGGTGATGCCGGCAAGATGGCGCAGGCGCTGGGCTACCTGATCGACAACGCCATCAAGTTCACCCGCCAGGGCGGCGTGAACCTGCGTGTCGGGGGCGTGGCGAACAATGAAGGGCTGTCCCTGCGCATCGAGGTGCAGGACAGCGGTATCGGTTTCTCCACCCCGCCGGATGGTGCGCTGTACCAGCGCTTCTTCCAGCTCGATGGTTCGCTGACCCGTGAATACGGTGGTCTCGGCATCGGCCTGGCGCTGTGCCGCAAGCTGGTGGCGCTGCTGGGCGGCGAGCTGGTGCACGAGTCCGAGCCGGGGCAGGGCAGTCGATTCAGCCTGGACATCCAGGTCGGCCAACCCGCCCAGAACATCGCCCCGCCGCCGCGCCGCGCGGGCGGCCAGGCGCTGCGCAGTCCGGAGCAGTGCACGGTACTGGTGGTGGAGGACAATGCCATCAACCAGTTGGTGATCCGCGGCATGCTGCTCAAGCTCGGCTATCGGGTGCGCACGGCGGACAACGGCGCCGAGGCCATCGAACTGCTGCGCCGCGAAACCATCGACACGGTGTTGCTGGACTGCCAGATGCCGGTGATGGACGGCTTCGCCACGTGCCGGGCGATCCGCACCCTGCCGGGTTGTGGCGACCTGCCGGTACTGGCCATCACCGCCCACAGCCACAGCGGCGACCGCGAGCGCTGCCTGGCCGCCGGAATGAGCGACTACATGGCCAAGCCGGTGAAGTTCGAGGAGTTGCAGATGCTGCTGCATGACTGGCTGCTGTGCCAGCCGGCGCTGCCCAGTCACGCCTGA